In the Populus trichocarpa isolate Nisqually-1 chromosome 1, P.trichocarpa_v4.1, whole genome shotgun sequence genome, TCATCACATCATATCCCAAGGAGCTAGCCCATTGATCAGCCAGAAAGTTACGTCCATGCTTGTATAGGCAACAGACTGAGCCAATGAGATCTTGCCTCTGCATCATATCATTTCCATACATTGATTTCCTCGGACAATTTTCATGGAGAATTTGGAGGATTTTCCTGGCCACTTTCTCTATATCAGATGAAAGGGTCTCCATTTTCTTGCTGCGAATTATGAGAACTTGGGCATAAGATGTAGCTTCATTGTAAGTTTGCAATACACTGGAATTCATATTTGAAAATCTGTTGAAGAGATAGATACAGATACTGCAAAACTGAAGTAAATGCAATGAAACATATTTCCCAGTGGCAGCTCTGCTCTGCGCTCCATGTTCTTTATCCATTGCTTTTTACCTTGTCTAAAACTGGCACTGGCTGAGACCAGTAGTAGTACAGGCTTGTGTTTGGATATTGTATTATGTATAACAAGAAAACCTTCATGAATTCATCGAAACAATCTCCAgatgaaaggaagaaaaaggaacGAATATGGATTAATAAGATCGTTAGTACAATTTCATGTGCAGGTTAATTACCAAATTCAGAGATTAGTATTGACCAGAAACCATGCAACATTATGGAAGCATGCCCAACATTTTTAACAATAACGGCAAATGCAGCACTAGTTGAAAGATTTCCCATTTACAGATGCACTCATGGACTTATTGTTTCCgtggtaagaaaaataaagagaaacaagaaatacTATTAGATCGCTGAAAGATTGTGGTCAAAACTACAACAACTTAATAATCTATTCTATGTTTGACAGACAGGAAGAAGATTGTCCAAACTAGAACAACTTGGAgagataaccaaaaaaaaacaacaaaaattcacaCAAACATACACACACAAGAACAAATAATGCCActgccaaaagaagaagaaaatataaagacttgttttttttttgttgggtagTTATTACCTGAAATTTGAATATCCAGTTGGCCATATTCCCTCCATATCCAACTTCAAACTCTCATCTTTACACCACACAAACTCTTCACTTACTTCACTCTCGGCCTCCTGATGATCACCATGAACTTCCTCGAATCCATACGGCCTCTCCAGTGACCTCGAGACTGCCTCCTTCTTTTCGGGAGGCAGCTGAAAGATTCCGGCTGCTGTGACCGACACCAACCTTATAAATTCACTTGGAATTCCAAAGTTAACTAGTTGAAAGCACCCAATTCTTGCTATTGAATCCAGCATCCTCAGAACTGAATCACTTTCCCCAGAAATCAGTGATTGACAATCAATTCTTGGGGGTGTTTCGACAATTTTCTGTCTTGGAAATATCTTATCAGGTAAAATCAAATCCGGAACACGTAGTGAGTGCTCAAGAAACTCAGTTAGGACTTCATCATTGGTCACGGATGATCTTCGGCCAGAGGCGATAGGAGAGGGCGGCGGGGCTCGGAAATCAATGGGATTTTCTGGCATGGATTCAGGGGAAATAGCCATCAAAATGGCGCAGTATTTGCTGCTACTGCTTAAGACGACCGATTAAGTTTGCTAGCTTGTTAAGTGTACGAATctcttttttgttcctttttcttttttgagtaagaaaaaaaaaggtcttaaGCAGCAGCAATGATGGCATGTCATGAACATTGTAGACATTTAAAGAATCATAACTGGCATGGTTTAACTTTCTTTTGatatacttttctttcttttttcttctatcttGCTTTACAACTTTCACTTTGATGCTTCATCTCTTTCATAGCTATTCAATGGCCTGGCTGATGAGGGCTCACCGTGTTACTATGCTGAACCACATTCCTTGGTCCGAAAGTTTGTTCTACAAAAATGTACACATATTAGACTAATTAAGTACAGCAGTATTAATGTTTAGTTTATAAGCATTTGTACCTTTCAAATTAAACTTATAATTgatatcaaattcaatattaGCATACAATATAtccaaatttacaaaaacaaatataaataaaaaaataaacttataatatattatacttaaaagtatataaaataattacttgtcCAAGCTCTTAGCATTTAATCATGTTAAATTTTGTTGCTGCaaataatcaatcatttatttttaaaatttttattgctCCTCAATTGATGCAAGCATAATATATACAATAAGTCTAACAAAATTCCAATAACATCATGTTGTTtagatacattttaaaaaaaatccatgaactCAAGGACATATAGCTTAAATGTTTCTTTACAAAGACTAAACTTAAACTCTAAattgtgagaaaaaaataaagaacatagagcttaaaacaaaaaagaataaactgaaaaataaagatgaagaaaagtatgtaaaatatagaaaattagTGCAAAAACACTATTCTTCAACCCTTTTTATAGAAGATTTTGGAACCAAAACCAATAAAGAATTAATTCTAGTAATTGTCAGAATTAATTCTAGCATTGTTAGTCTCAATTtccatttaaatcaaaattaaacatgacaattttgtctttaaatatgatattttgtttgaataaaatctatataaaaactgTTCAAGTTGAAGAAACCGTTAAGACACTTTATTCATGGGCTAAACAAACTAATAAaccgataaaaaataattttttatgggcCAAATATTATCAAACTCAAACCTAAGCTCAAAAAatagattggaaaaaaaataattctttattgtccaaaaaattagttttacATTAAACCCAAACCAAGCTTAGGTCTAAAGTCTATTTTGCTTAgatcatttattttctaaaattttagatatttttttatttaattttaattattcatcTTTCCaccatataaacaaaaataaactcctcttttttttttgttaatgtgggacatattttttgtgtttcaccaagatttattaaaagtttttttagatcaatttttattcatctataatttattttaatcatattaatatttt is a window encoding:
- the LOC7475099 gene encoding flavonol synthase/flavanone 3-hydroxylase, which codes for MAISPESMPENPIDFRAPPPSPIASGRRSSVTNDEVLTEFLEHSLRVPDLILPDKIFPRQKIVETPPRIDCQSLISGESDSVLRMLDSIARIGCFQLVNFGIPSEFIRLVSVTAAGIFQLPPEKKEAVSRSLERPYGFEEVHGDHQEAESEVSEEFVWCKDESLKLDMEGIWPTGYSNFSKKMETLSSDIEKVARKILQILHENCPRKSMYGNDMMQRQDLIGSVCCLYKHGRNFLADQWASSLGYDVMRMLIRGTDYSHALCLHVCDGSSEFHVYSKKGWVSFCPDKDALIVTVGDRTQVWSGGQYKHVFGWPIFKGEDKDSISMAFLYSPPSSNSSSSKTSKGKTVSLGQQAILAIILTLVCHFLVYFYKEV